The Elgaria multicarinata webbii isolate HBS135686 ecotype San Diego chromosome 13, rElgMul1.1.pri, whole genome shotgun sequence region TGGTGATGAGGAGGAGAATCAGGAAACAAGGGGGCCTGACAGCAAGAACACAGACAAAGAGCCAGGTAACAAAGAAAAGCCGAGCTTTGAACTGTCTGGAGCACTCTTGGAGGATTCCAACACTTTCCGTGGCGTCGTGATCAAATACACAGAGCCCCCAGAAGCACGCATCCCCAAAAAGCGATGGCGCCTGTATCCTTTTAAGAATGATGAGGTTCTTCCAGTTATGTACATTCACAGGCAGAGTGCCTATCTGTTGGGCAGACACCGGCGCATTGCTGATATCCCCATTGACCATCCCTCATGCTCCAAACAACATGCTGTCTTTCAGTACCGGTAAGTCTTGGtctgtggtgggggtgggatggggaacaCTAGATGCTTTCATGTCTCTGTGAACTCTTGAGTGGCCATGAGTTTTGGATTAGACAATACTTCCAGCTTACTGCCTGGAATGTATATAGCACAGAACAGGAGACAGTGTTAATGATTTCTAGTGGATCATTTGGTTGGCCAAGTGTGTACTCACCTGCAATTGCTGCCTCCTTGCCATTTCATCCTTGTCCTGAAAGTTTCTGCCAAACAAATTTATCCCCTGTGTTTTTGATCATAACATCTCTCTTCTCACCTACAGTGTCACTAGTGTAAGAACTATCAACAGGAGTATTAATAATAGTGCAAATGAAGGGCTGAAAGAGTCAGTCAGGGCAGACACTCTTGGGAGAAGGGGATTAAATACATTATTGATAACTACTCAAGAGAATGGTGCTGTTTGTGTGTTGAAAGAGGAAATGTTTTAGTTACTTACTGGGTCATGTAGTACAGGAATGTGTGACCTACATTTATCATTAATAATATAGTGCCATCTATGTGCGTGGCACTTTACAAAGAATATGTGCGTGACAGCTCCCTATCCCAAGGGGCTTAAATAGACACAAGGAAACaacaaaggaagaggaggaatggaGGCTGGGAGAAACAGGAGTGGGGGAAACACAATTATTTCACTGGTGAGATGTTCCAAAGGCTTCCTGAAAAAGGTGAGCTGGAAGAGTGAATGTTACAAGAAGAGATACATTGGGATATAAGAGCAGAGAAATGAGGAGGGGGGCAGAATTTGGGGGATTTCGAAGGTAAAGACAAGAAGTTTGTGCAGGATCTGGGAGtgaacagagagccagtgtgggtgtagaatcatagaattgttgagttggaaaggaccacaaggatcatgTAGTCCAACTCTCTACAATGCGCAGGAAAACCAGTTccaccatccatgagaggtggctgtccagccttttcttaaaaacctccagagatggagaacccacaatcttCATATGTAGACTggtccactgttgtacagatcttattgtcaagaagtttttccttatagttaatcaaaatctaggtagctgtaatgTATACCCATTGTtgtgggtcctaatttctgtggccatggaaaatagttcttgactatCTTCCCGaaggcatccttttatgtacctaacatgtctcccctcagcttcttttctccagactgaacatcccaagttccttcaaccTGTCCTTGTAGGGCATggcctcaagtccctgtatcatctctGTTGCCCTCCtcaacctgttctaacctgtcaatttctttctggaaatgtggtgcccagaatcgtgTGCTCTCACTAGTATCAAGTAGAGAGGAATCAGgactttgatacaatgcttcttctaatgcagcccagaactgcattagcccttctagcagctatctcacgctgctgactcatgttcacaTTGCTGTCAACGACCACACCCAAAACCTTCTCCAATGTAGTGCTAccaagccatgaatcccccatcttgtatgtgtactctacatttttcctccctaaatgtaataccttacatttctccctgttaaaggacatcttgtCTCTCTCAGCTcagtcttccaacctgtccaagTCAGATTGCAGTCTCATTCTGTCACCATGGGGGTTGGCCAGACCTCACAGTTTTATATCATCTGCAAATTCGATAAGTGCATCAATCCCATCATccaggtcattaataaaaatgttgaataatacTGCCCCCAAGATAGAGCACTGTGCTACCCCACTGGTTACATGACCTATTTTTAACAAAGCCATGCTGACTCTGCACAGCATTGTCTACAAGATGCTTACAAATGGCCTGCTTTATTACCTGCTCTAGGATCTTTCCAGGATTGATGGTTAGGCTCACTGGTTGGTAATTACTGGGATcgtcttttttccctttctcgaAGAGGAGGACTACATTTGCTTTTCTTCAATCCCCTAGTACCTCCCCAGTTCTCCAGGACTCCTAAAAGATAATTGACAGAGGTCCTGACAGCTCTTCAGCCAGTTCCTTTAATATTCTACGGTGTATTTTATCAGGGCCTAGGGACTTGAAGGCATTCAAATTGGCTAGAAGTTCCTGTACCACATCCTTATTGATCCACACCCTCCTGTTGTGTTCATACCCAGTCTATTCCACTCAACTCATCATTTCCTTTGGATGTAAAGGCAGAGGCAAAATCGTAGTTGACTTTCTCTGCTTTCTCTTGGTCATCTGTTAAGATTCCTCCATTTGGTGTAAGCAGTGAGCCCACTGCCTCTGTTGTCTTCCTCTTGTTGCTTGACATATTTAAAGAAACTCTTCTTGCTGGTTTTTGCCTCCTTTGCTAGCCTGAGctcattttctgcctttgccttCCTGACCTCATTTCTACATTTCTGGGCCAAAGCTCTGTAGACTTCCTTGGTCAGAAGCCCTTCTTTCCATTGCCAGTAACCACCCTTtttttagtctcaattccttcATGAAGTGCTTGTTCAATCACGTTGGCTTCTTTAGACGTCTCTTCATTTTCTTCTTCATTGGTATTGTTTGAGACTGTGCTATCCTTAATTCTTCTTTCAAGAAATCCCAGCTGGCTACAACACACATGCCTTTAAGGTTTTCTACCCATGGTATTTTCCTTACTATTTCTCTTAGTTTGTTTAAATTGGCCTTCCtaaaatccatggtttgttgtttgacCATTTTTTACCAAACTATTTGTCAAAATCACGAACTCTAACAATGTGTGGTCACTTGTACCCAATTTTTTCCCCACTTTAATATCTTTAGTCAACTCCTCCCTGTTAGTAAGAATCAAATCCAAGGTAGCAGATCCCCTAGTGCCCACCTCAACCTTTGGAAAGAGAAAATTATCACCAGTACAAGTCAAGAACTTTTCTGACATCCAACAAATTTGTGGGTAGTTGAAATTTACCATCACAATCACTTCATGTTTTTTTGAGGCTTCAGTAATCTGCTTTAGTAAATTGTCATCTCACTCTTCTGACTGGTTTGGTAGTCTGTAGCAAACACCTAGCAAGATATCCCTTCTGTTAGGTCTCTCTTCTGTCTTAACCTGGAGGTTTTCAAGACTTGTATTTCCATTACTTCTGTACAGGTAAGTTCATTCCTGATATACAGCGCTACACCACCTCCTCTCTTGTGTTGCCTATTTCTCTGAAACAAGGTGTACCCATCAAGCCTCATCTTCCACTGGCGGTATTTCAGGAAGGGGTGTCACATGGTCAGAGCAATTAGAGAGGTGAATTAGGTTTGGCAGAAAAGTGCTGGATAGGCATTGAAGGTGATACAACAAAAGTCCCGAGAGAAGATGATCACCAGGATTTTCCCCgaggtggcttttttttttaagggagaagCCATGGGATGGGATGATACTACGCAGGGGCACTATATAGAGGGAGAATAGTAGAGGGCCAGGTACAGAGCCCTGAAGGACtccaaaggagagagggaaagctgAGGCAGTGTGTCCCCTATAAAAACATTGAAAGAACGAAAGAAGTTAGGTAGGAAGAGAACTAGCAGAAGACAGAATTCCAGAGGCCTATGGAataaaggcagccaggcaggggAAAGTGATCATGTGTATTGAAGGTGGCAAAGAAGTCAAGGAGGATGAGGACTGGCacagaggaggtggtggtggttttggtgAAGGCAGTTTCAGTGGAGCGCAGAGGGTGGaagccagatgtgtgtgtgtgtaaataggaACTGCAAGAAAGATGGAGTAAGTAACACATTCCAGGAATTTTCAAGGTATAttgcaggggagaggggagaacgGGGAATTATGCTATGTTTGAATGCTAAATGGAAAGAGACAGAGGAGCGAGGTAGGCTTATGATATGGTGGAGAGCCTGGTTAATGACAAAGGAGATGGGAACTAGAAGTCAAGGGAGAATAAGATGGGGGTGTCCTCCACTCCTATAAAAACGGAAAGGGGAGGGCCAGTGGAGGGAGAGCTGAAAGAGGAGAGAGTTAGAGAGGATGGATTCAGTTTTAGCACTGAAGAAGGAAGCACAATCTTGAGGAGAAAGagtgaggaaaggggagggggatggaCAGGCTAGAGCAGTGCTTGGGAGTCCTAGACTTGCTGTGGTGCAGAGGTGAAACAGCGTCGTTTCGCCACGTTGATGGCAAAAGAGCAAACTCTTTGTTCTCTAAAAGTATTGAGCTGCACACAAACAGATTTTGAATGGAGTGAGTGAGCCAGGGCTAGGACTGAGAGAAAAAATAGTTTGTTGGACCAATGAGGCAAATATGTCGAACGTTGAGGGCAGGGAGGAAATGAAGGTGCGGACTGGAACACTGATAATATCAGAGGGATGAAGCCAGGTTTCAAGGAGGGCAAGTAGCTTGAGCAACCGAGAAAGGATTGTGATCTTGGATCATGACCATTTCCTAGATGAAGGCCGTTCCAGAGGGAACAGtagaagaaaagcaagaaaggcaaTGAATAGGAATGGGGTTTGGGCAGAAAGGGTGGCAGGATGCCAAGATGTTTGAAAGAAGGGTCTCTGGTAGTATCAGAAGTGCAGTCAGTCCTGATTCACCTGGGCACATGCAGGCTCTTCAGAGGCTGCAGATAGGGGGAAGGAGTTCTCTGGGCGGGAGGGACACTTGGGCAAAGGTGTGGTCTCTGCAGAGTTTAGAGAAGAGGCTGGAAATGGGGCAAAATGTAATGTTCACATGCCGTGTGACAACGCTGTGCTTCCAGGTGTGCTTCTGTTAATCAACATGaatctctgtttcttgcaagGCTTGTGGAATACACCCGCTCTGATGGCACCGCGGGCCGGAAGGTAAAGCCCTACATCATTGACCTTGGCTCAGGCAATGGCACATTTTTGAATAACCAGCGAATTGAGCCTCAGCGCTATTATGAATTGAAAGAGAAGGATGTGTTGAAATTCGGGTTCAGCAGCAGGGAGTATGTCCTCCTCCATGAGTCATCAGATACCACAGAGGTGGATCAGAagacagagaaggaggaggaggaggaagaggaggaggaagaggaggaggaagaatctACCTGACAGCAAGTTAGGGTGTGGATGGAACCTTTTTCTGCAGCTGAGCTCAAATCCTTAGTGAGGATGTTGAGTCCTTGCTGTACTGATGCCTCTCACTGCCTTAAAATCTGCTGTCTTTAACTGGACACGTTATTGGTGGTTTTGGGAACTCCTCATACACTCACTGTGTTGATGTTTATGGACCTGTGGCTTCTCAGATGATTCAAGGAACGGAGGGTGCTTTTCATGCCTAACTTGGCAGAGCAGTGGTGGTGCTGGAGTTCTTTAGTATATCTTGAAGCAACAAACCATACTGGACAAAACACGGCCTTTTCcaaataactaacactttattttgctttttatttctttcccccttgaaaacagttttaaaatagaTGCTACTTATTTTTTTAAGTAGAGTTTTGGGATAAACAAAGCCTGATGGGTGTTCTGTAATGTCTCTAGTTGTCTTTATAATGTGTTAAGATGAAAAATGCATAACTTTTTATGTATTTCTAGGGTTCATGTAGACTATTTCGCATCAAAATAGGTTTTCAGGGATATCCTTTGCACATCCCAGGCAGTGCAGTCTGGGCTGAAAAGGAACTGTTCCTGTGTCTTTCTGGCTTCCTTACCagtgaagtggtgtgtgtgtgtgtgtctgtctttctttctttctgtggtgCCTGTACTGCCCCATGGATATATTTTTCACTTAGTTTGGCAAGTATAATTTCCCTcccaaaattaaaataagaataGTTTCCTTTGTTTACAGATGCCAACTGGTAGCAAGAGGAGAGGCCGTGTATTCATCATTGTGGGAGGGCACAAGAACTTGTTCCACAGTAAGCTTTTTGAGCCCTGAAAACTTTTTCTATTACTGAAGTTTTGTGCACAGCTGCCTTGTAATAAATGAAACAATTTGCTGTACCCGAGTCAATAACTTTCCTTTCTGGCCCACACTTTGAGAGCACTTTCTGTTTGCATAAATGTATTGTGTAAATAGGATTGTGTGTGTAGAACAATATGAAGTGTACATTAAGATAAAGTTTATCATGTACATTTTGGGCCAAATTTGCAGGTTTTCAAGCAGTTGGTAACAGAGACTGTTCTGGACAGTAATATCTCTGGGATCCTACGAGtccctatttttaaaataaataaaggatttgtAAATTTAGCGTGAATACCCTCACTGatgctatgttgttgttttatgtaaAATAATCTCTCCTACTTCTCTAAGATATGACTAATCAAAATAATCAGAAAAGACTACCTTTggcatttttcattttcattaataCATTCTACAAGCAGCAGCTGTCTAGTGGAAACCATTCTAGTCTTTCTCCAGAGGGGTAGTCGTGttggtctgttgcagaaaaaagagtcttgtggcactttaaagactagcaaatttattcCAGCATAAGCTTTCATTGACACTGACATCAGATTTTCTCTGAAGAAGCTCTGTGGTCTATTGTTCGTAGCCAAAGCCCGATAATCCAACCCATTTCTTTTCCATGCGGTAACATTGTGAGCAGAAGAGTGCAGGTGATCCCTCTCAGAAATATAAGGCTGGACCAGATGGATTTTACTCTGATGCCACAAGCTAATTCTTACACTCTGGGCCCTGGCAAATGCACTATTCACAACCTCTGCATAGCCTATTGACTGTGGAGTCTATAGAATCTTTGATATGCCTCTGCTTAGAAACACCattttatttgtatactgctccatgaCTTGAAAGGGATCCCAAAGCAGTGAGCAacatattaaaatacagtaaGTGAGCAATTAAATATAAGTCAAAACAAAAATTATATTTAGGAAGGCAGAACAAAAAACTATGGATGAAAGGACATTTATCAGAAGCCTTTGTCTGAGAAGCTGTCAGGAAGGGGATGCAGGATTGTGTTTGCTGGCCACATTCAATGTAATGGGCCAGTTCGCACAATCATGCAGCCTATTGTGGCTTACTTAAACAATGGTGGCTTGCCTGTGTCaaaggccattttgaatattcaaccgcTATGGTTGTGTGGTCCAAATCTGGGTGACAAGGTTTGAGGGTTAAGCAATCCTCAACCCCacagcagaccatgggttatttaaccctccaaCAACCCCTGCTGCTCAGGTGTggtgggccgggggtgggggtaagCATTTAAATTGGCCACCAGCATATGCCACAAGCCACAGTGTGTGGCTTATATAAGCCAGCATGGGCTGCATCCATCAAGCGAACTCAGTCAGAATCAGGCCTTTACTGGCCAACGTTCATGGTTCCTGTACACACACAAGGCTGTGTTCACTCGACAAGCATACAGGGCCGTAGTCttataaaagtaattttaaaccACAACTGGTTTAATTTCTTATTAATCCGAATATCAAACACCTTAAAGCCATGGCCCCTTTGTTCCTGGTGTCTTAAGTCTCCGGGTCTCGCTGGAAGCCCACCTGATCTAGGCTTCACCCCCGTTCATTTC contains the following coding sequences:
- the SNIP1 gene encoding smad nuclear-interacting protein 1 produces the protein MEEPARRRHRKRSPRGSRSPPGNSGASRSQSKRKNKSSDKRRKSPREKRSRSPHHAIPKVKQEREDRSRRGHEERQHRDHSELEHRRDRSDDKDRHRGHSGRRKSHRDQPGSHERERDTHHFQDQQAQREFYNERRREHRQQMEVSGDEEENQETRGPDSKNTDKEPGNKEKPSFELSGALLEDSNTFRGVVIKYTEPPEARIPKKRWRLYPFKNDEVLPVMYIHRQSAYLLGRHRRIADIPIDHPSCSKQHAVFQYRLVEYTRSDGTAGRKVKPYIIDLGSGNGTFLNNQRIEPQRYYELKEKDVLKFGFSSREYVLLHESSDTTEVDQKTEKEEEEEEEEEEEEEEST